The Fusobacterium necrophorum subsp. necrophorum genome has a window encoding:
- a CDS encoding Fic family protein, whose protein sequence is MKREVLPPFTITNEILALIYEIGELIGKISTEKALEKNLILRKENRIKTIYSSLAIEQNTLTLEQVTDVINGKRVLAPPKDIKEVQNAYEIYERLHELDENSVEDLLLAHKIMTNELIKESGRFRSKNAGVYQGDTLIHMGTLPKYIPELIRNLFLWLKNSKEHPLIKAAVFHYEFEFIHPFQDGNGRVGRLWHSLILSKWKYFFAWLPIESLVRKYQKEYYIAINNSNKDGESTEFILFMLKIIQETLIELLEVQEMTDKMTDKMTDKNRERMEVIIKYLSQHDYIDNKEVQNLLAVSEATAKRCLNKLVKENILEAVGEYKARKYIKREKD, encoded by the coding sequence ATGAAAAGAGAAGTTTTACCACCTTTTACCATAACAAATGAGATACTTGCTTTAATATATGAAATAGGGGAACTTATCGGGAAAATAAGTACAGAAAAAGCACTTGAAAAGAATTTGATATTAAGAAAGGAGAATAGGATAAAAACTATTTATTCCTCATTAGCCATAGAACAAAATACCTTAACACTTGAACAAGTTACGGATGTAATAAACGGAAAAAGAGTTTTAGCACCCCCTAAAGATATAAAAGAAGTTCAAAATGCTTATGAAATATATGAAAGACTTCATGAGCTTGATGAGAATTCAGTAGAAGATTTATTATTAGCACATAAAATAATGACAAATGAATTAATAAAAGAGAGTGGAAGATTCAGAAGTAAAAATGCAGGAGTATATCAAGGAGATACCTTGATACATATGGGAACTTTGCCAAAATATATACCTGAATTAATAAGGAATTTGTTTTTGTGGCTCAAAAATAGCAAAGAACATCCTTTAATAAAAGCTGCTGTTTTTCATTATGAATTTGAATTTATCCATCCATTTCAAGATGGAAATGGAAGAGTAGGAAGGTTGTGGCATAGTCTTATTCTTTCCAAATGGAAATATTTTTTTGCATGGCTACCGATAGAAAGTTTAGTACGTAAATATCAAAAGGAATATTATATTGCAATCAATAATTCAAATAAAGATGGAGAATCTACAGAATTTATTTTATTTATGTTAAAAATTATTCAAGAAACTTTAATAGAATTACTAGAAGTACAAGAGATGACCGATAAAATGACCGATAAAATGACCGATAAAAATAGGGAGAGAATGGAGGTCATTATAAAATATTTAAGTCAACATGACTATATTGACAATAAAGAAGTACAAAATTTGTTAGCTGTTTCCGAAGCAACAGCAAAAAGATGTTTAAATAAATTAGTGAAAGAAAATATTTTAGAAGCGGTTGGAGAATACAAAGCAAGGAAATATATAAAAAGGGAGAAAGATTAG
- a CDS encoding DUF4299 domain-containing protein, whose protein sequence is MSISFYVKNKKKFLGYEPVLTVEKALTILDKELYSYNTDDIDTNDLLLSPISNYECILVGSDKESARGFELSYDNKNKDYAIRIFTPSSREDWLLALEYIKALAKKFGSEIINERGEVYTVDNIDSFDYESDILYGIKAVLSNMKNGEIEVYNIFGVNRVVSFNKEMIDNINHSDSPIDTFSNTVKEIQYLDAYSANQQFYQNKEDGKIIGSYTLTENLRTILPYQPSVEFENTGIVKNDEISFWNIGLVTIDGDENDENSYKLAGHMDYNDFMKKLPISKYKFIDASYIMVEPLRKEEILELLK, encoded by the coding sequence ATGAGTATAAGTTTTTACGTGAAAAACAAGAAAAAATTTTTAGGCTATGAACCTGTTTTAACTGTTGAAAAGGCATTGACGATATTGGATAAAGAGCTTTATAGCTATAATACCGATGATATTGACACCAATGATTTATTGTTATCTCCTATTTCTAATTATGAATGTATTTTGGTAGGATCTGATAAAGAAAGTGCAAGAGGTTTTGAATTGTCTTATGATAATAAGAATAAAGATTATGCGATAAGAATTTTTACTCCTTCTTCTAGGGAAGATTGGCTCCTAGCTTTGGAATATATAAAAGCATTAGCGAAAAAATTTGGCTCGGAAATTATAAATGAAAGAGGAGAAGTATATACTGTTGACAATATTGATAGCTTTGACTACGAAAGCGATATACTTTATGGAATAAAGGCGGTTTTATCAAATATGAAAAATGGAGAAATAGAAGTATACAATATTTTTGGTGTAAATAGAGTGGTTTCCTTTAATAAAGAAATGATAGATAACATCAATCATTCAGATAGTCCTATTGATACTTTTTCCAATACAGTAAAAGAAATTCAATATTTAGATGCTTACTCGGCAAATCAACAATTTTATCAAAATAAAGAAGATGGGAAAATTATAGGGAGTTACACTCTTACAGAAAATCTTAGAACAATTCTTCCTTATCAACCCAGTGTGGAATTTGAAAATACAGGTATAGTAAAAAATGATGAAATTTCTTTTTGGAATATTGGCTTGGTAACGATTGATGGAGATGAAAATGATGAGAATAGTTATAAGTTAGCAGGGCATATGGATTACAATGATTTTATGAAAAAATTACCAATAAGCAAGTATAAATTTATAGATGCTTCCTACATTATGGTTGAGCCGTTAAGAAAAGAAGAGATTTTAGAATTGTTAAAATAG
- the cbiT gene encoding precorrin-6Y C5,15-methyltransferase (decarboxylating) subunit CbiT yields the protein MHIYDKEFTQTKLPMTKQEIRAVSIAKLMLKPNSILIDVGAGTGTIGIEAATYLPQGKVYAIEKEEKGLQTIEENAKKFDLKNFTLLHGKAPEALPKVAYDRMFIGGSTGSLQGIIEHFMEYGTEGAILVINCITLETQAKSMEILKQKGFVDIEVVQVQVSRGKQVGPYMMMYGENPICIIKVVKRK from the coding sequence ATGCATATCTATGATAAAGAATTCACACAGACGAAATTGCCGATGACAAAACAGGAAATTCGAGCAGTTTCCATAGCTAAATTGATGTTAAAACCCAATTCTATTTTGATAGATGTCGGAGCAGGAACAGGAACGATTGGAATAGAAGCTGCTACCTATCTGCCTCAAGGGAAAGTGTATGCGATTGAAAAAGAAGAAAAAGGTTTGCAAACGATAGAAGAGAATGCAAAAAAATTTGACTTAAAAAATTTTACCTTACTTCACGGGAAAGCTCCCGAAGCTCTTCCGAAAGTTGCCTATGATAGAATGTTTATTGGCGGTTCTACCGGAAGTTTGCAAGGTATCATCGAGCATTTTATGGAGTATGGAACGGAAGGAGCCATTTTGGTGATTAACTGTATCACCTTAGAAACGCAGGCAAAATCAATGGAAATTTTAAAACAAAAAGGCTTTGTCGACATTGAAGTGGTACAGGTACAGGTCAGTCGAGGGAAACAAGTGGGACCTTATATGATGATGTATGGAGAAAATCCGATTTGTATTATTAAGGTTGTGAAAAGAAAATAG
- a CDS encoding precorrin-8X methylmutase, whose protein sequence is MSYIKIPGDIEKRSFEMIEEELGDKVKKFSAQELPIVKRIIHTSADFEYADLIEFHNNAIESGLKALENGCKIYCDTNMIVNGLSKPALSKFSCSAYCLVSDKEVIEEAKREGLTRSIVGMRKAGKDPKTKIFILGNAPTALYQLKEMIEKGEMEKPALVIGVPVGFVGAAESKEEFKKLGLPYITINGRKGGSTIGVAILHGIIYQSYKREGF, encoded by the coding sequence ATGAGTTATATTAAGATACCGGGAGATATAGAGAAGAGAAGTTTTGAAATGATAGAAGAAGAATTGGGAGATAAGGTGAAAAAATTCTCAGCACAGGAATTGCCGATTGTAAAAAGAATCATACATACTTCCGCAGATTTTGAATATGCCGATTTAATAGAATTTCACAATAATGCAATAGAAAGTGGTTTAAAAGCCTTAGAAAATGGATGTAAAATTTATTGTGATACCAATATGATAGTGAACGGATTGAGTAAGCCGGCTTTATCTAAATTTTCTTGTTCCGCCTATTGTTTGGTTTCGGACAAAGAAGTAATAGAAGAAGCAAAAAGAGAGGGGCTTACTCGTTCCATCGTTGGAATGAGAAAAGCAGGCAAAGACCCCAAAACAAAAATATTTATCTTAGGAAATGCACCTACCGCTTTGTACCAACTAAAAGAAATGATAGAAAAGGGAGAAATGGAAAAACCCGCTTTAGTTATTGGCGTTCCGGTTGGTTTTGTGGGAGCGGCGGAATCCAAAGAAGAATTTAAAAAATTAGGCTTACCATATATTACAATCAATGGTAGAAAAGGGGGAAGTACGATAGGAGTTGCTATTCTTCATGGGATTATTTACCAAAGTTATAAACGAGAAGGCTTTTAG
- a CDS encoding cobyric acid synthase gives MKTHNNLMIMGTASGVGKSATVTALCRIFQKDGYRVCPFKSQNMALNSYVTKDGKEMGRAQAVQAEAIGLEPQAWMNPILLKPSHDKKIQIIIEGKSFGNLTGPEYHKYKQNLLPKLEEIYHRIEENYDISVIEGAGSPAEINMLEEDISNFGMARIADAPVILVADIDRGGVFASIYGTIMLLGEKDRRRVQGIIINKFRGNVEVLKPGLEKIKALTGVPVLGVLPYADFNVEDEDSLSEKYQSFKFSKHSNHIKISVIKLKHISNATDMDALAIYEDVEIQFVTERSQIGKEDMIIIPGSKNTIDDLKWLKESGIAAEIMKRAKTETIIFGICGGFQMLGKKVKDPYHIEGEIEELDALGLFNLETIMEKEKTLVQYTGTLRVEKGMLKALDNLELRGYEIHQGVTRGDEENLTDDDRIVFVNKDNIMATYLHGIFDNKEFTEALLNEIRRRKGLEEINHNISYEEYKRKEFDKLEKLVRENVDMDTIYKIMGL, from the coding sequence ATGAAAACACATAACAATCTCATGATTATGGGGACTGCATCAGGAGTAGGAAAAAGTGCAACTGTTACCGCTCTTTGTCGTATTTTTCAAAAAGACGGCTACCGTGTCTGTCCTTTCAAATCGCAAAATATGGCATTAAATTCCTATGTTACAAAGGATGGAAAAGAAATGGGAAGGGCTCAGGCGGTACAGGCGGAAGCCATCGGATTGGAACCGCAGGCATGGATGAATCCTATTTTATTAAAACCGAGCCATGATAAAAAAATTCAGATTATTATTGAAGGCAAGTCTTTTGGAAATCTGACAGGACCGGAGTATCATAAATACAAACAAAATTTACTTCCAAAATTGGAAGAAATTTATCATAGGATTGAAGAAAACTATGATATTTCTGTGATTGAAGGAGCAGGAAGCCCTGCAGAAATCAATATGTTGGAAGAAGATATTTCCAATTTTGGAATGGCAAGAATTGCAGATGCTCCTGTTATTTTAGTTGCAGATATAGACAGAGGTGGAGTTTTCGCCTCCATTTATGGAACCATTATGCTTTTAGGGGAAAAGGATAGAAGACGGGTGCAAGGAATTATCATCAATAAATTTCGAGGAAATGTAGAGGTATTAAAACCGGGACTCGAAAAAATAAAAGCCTTGACAGGAGTTCCTGTCTTGGGAGTGCTGCCCTATGCTGATTTTAACGTAGAAGATGAAGACAGTTTGAGTGAAAAATATCAAAGTTTTAAGTTCAGTAAACATTCCAATCACATAAAAATATCTGTAATAAAATTAAAGCATATTTCCAATGCTACGGATATGGATGCCTTAGCCATATATGAGGATGTGGAAATACAATTTGTCACGGAAAGGAGTCAGATAGGAAAGGAAGATATGATAATAATTCCGGGCTCTAAAAATACTATAGACGATTTAAAATGGTTGAAAGAAAGTGGAATAGCGGCAGAAATTATGAAAAGAGCTAAAACAGAAACTATTATTTTTGGTATCTGTGGAGGTTTTCAAATGTTAGGAAAAAAGGTGAAAGACCCCTATCATATCGAGGGAGAAATAGAAGAATTGGATGCCTTGGGACTTTTCAATTTGGAAACGATAATGGAAAAAGAGAAGACTCTTGTTCAGTATACAGGAACTTTAAGAGTGGAGAAAGGAATGTTAAAAGCCTTAGATAATTTGGAGCTAAGAGGTTATGAAATTCACCAAGGCGTTACACGGGGCGACGAAGAAAATTTGACAGATGATGATAGGATCGTTTTTGTGAATAAGGACAATATCATGGCAACCTACTTACACGGAATTTTTGATAATAAGGAATTTACGGAAGCTCTTTTAAATGAAATTCGAAGAAGAAAAGGTTTGGAAGAAATCAATCATAATATTTCTTATGAAGAATATAAAAGAAAAGAATTTGATAAATTGGAGAAGTTGGTTAGGGAAAATGTCGATATGGATACAATATATAAAATTATGGGTTTATAA
- a CDS encoding cobyrinate a,c-diamide synthase, which produces MKAFMLAGVSSGIGKTTISMALMSAFDNVSPFKVGPDYIDPGFHEFITGNPSYNLDIFMMGEAGVRYSFYKHHKNISIIEGVMGLYDGVDNSLDNNSSAHLARFLGVPVILVLDGVGKSTSIAAQVLGYKMLDSRVNIAGVIINKVSGAKTYAIFKEAIERYTGIQCLGFIEKNDALNISSRHLGLLQANEVEDLREKIELLKNFVLKNINLEEIERIAGEQTYSLDEKKGKIELPLPLSHFKDRYIGRTIAIAKDSAFSFYYKDNIEFLEYMGFHVRYFSPLKDKKVPECDAIYLGGGYPENFAEELSKNKEMIASLRENYEKGKKVLAECGGFMYLSHGIEQTDGKIYSMCALVPCMVNMTNKLDISRFGYISIHKKDGTEMARGHEFHYSKLKTVLEDTRICKAEKKDGRSWDCVFHEKNLYAGYPHIHFFGSYPFIKEVFK; this is translated from the coding sequence ATGAAAGCGTTTATGCTTGCCGGTGTAAGTAGCGGAATTGGGAAAACAACCATATCTATGGCATTGATGTCGGCTTTTGACAATGTTTCCCCATTTAAGGTTGGTCCTGATTATATAGACCCCGGTTTTCATGAATTTATTACCGGGAACCCAAGTTATAACCTAGATATCTTTATGATGGGGGAAGCAGGAGTTCGATATAGTTTTTATAAGCATCATAAAAATATTTCTATCATTGAGGGAGTTATGGGACTATACGATGGAGTTGATAATTCTTTGGATAACAACAGTTCTGCTCATTTGGCAAGATTTTTAGGCGTTCCGGTAATTTTAGTTTTAGATGGAGTAGGAAAAAGTACAAGTATTGCGGCACAGGTTTTAGGCTATAAAATGTTGGATTCAAGAGTGAATATAGCAGGAGTTATTATCAATAAAGTTTCCGGGGCAAAGACCTATGCGATATTTAAGGAAGCGATTGAAAGATATACCGGTATTCAATGCTTAGGTTTTATTGAAAAAAATGATGCGTTAAATATTTCAAGTAGACATCTAGGGCTTTTGCAAGCGAATGAAGTGGAAGACTTAAGAGAAAAAATAGAACTGTTAAAAAATTTTGTGTTGAAAAATATCAATTTGGAAGAAATAGAAAGAATTGCCGGGGAACAAACTTACAGTTTGGACGAAAAGAAAGGAAAAATAGAGCTTCCACTTCCTTTATCCCATTTCAAAGACAGATATATCGGAAGAACGATTGCAATAGCGAAAGATTCGGCATTTTCCTTTTACTATAAGGACAATATAGAATTTTTGGAATATATGGGCTTTCATGTTCGATACTTCTCCCCCCTGAAAGATAAAAAAGTACCGGAATGTGATGCTATTTATTTAGGAGGAGGTTATCCGGAGAATTTTGCAGAAGAATTATCTAAGAATAAAGAGATGATTGCCTCTCTTCGAGAAAATTATGAGAAAGGAAAGAAGGTATTAGCGGAATGCGGAGGCTTTATGTATTTAAGTCATGGCATAGAGCAAACAGACGGAAAAATATATAGCATGTGCGCTTTGGTTCCTTGTATGGTGAATATGACGAATAAATTAGATATTTCAAGATTCGGTTATATATCCATACATAAGAAAGACGGGACCGAAATGGCAAGAGGGCATGAATTTCACTATTCTAAATTAAAAACGGTATTAGAGGATACAAGAATATGCAAAGCGGAAAAAAAGGATGGAAGAAGTTGGGACTGTGTCTTTCATGAAAAAAATCTGTATGCAGGATACCCGCATATACACTTTTTTGGAAGCTATCCGTTTATAAAAGAGGTATTCAAATGA
- the cbiE gene encoding precorrin-6y C5,15-methyltransferase (decarboxylating) subunit CbiE, with the protein MTRIVVVSIGPGSLDYITEAARKRLQESDLILGSIRQIEDIKRICSQECHLHIYKKITEIKTVIEENAMKQISILVSGDSGYYSLVSYLQKVLAEKFDIIPGLSSFQYLFSKIGENWQEYRLGSVHGRKLDYSKVLSEENQGLVLLTDEEENPKKIAKELYEKGFRGIELIIGENLSYENEKISFYFIEDWKQMPEHFEMNVCICKKGENYAYL; encoded by the coding sequence ATGACTAGAATTGTAGTAGTTTCTATAGGACCGGGAAGTTTGGATTATATCACGGAAGCAGCAAGAAAAAGATTGCAGGAAAGTGATTTGATTTTAGGAAGTATTCGACAGATAGAAGATATAAAAAGGATTTGTTCTCAAGAGTGTCACCTTCATATTTATAAGAAGATAACAGAAATCAAGACCGTGATAGAGGAGAATGCAATGAAACAAATCAGTATTCTGGTTTCCGGAGATAGCGGCTATTATAGTTTGGTTTCCTATTTACAAAAAGTGCTTGCGGAAAAATTTGACATTATTCCGGGTCTTTCCTCTTTTCAATATTTGTTTTCCAAAATTGGAGAAAACTGGCAAGAATATCGTTTAGGAAGTGTACATGGAAGAAAATTGGACTATTCCAAGGTTTTGTCAGAAGAAAATCAAGGGTTGGTTCTATTGACCGATGAAGAGGAAAATCCGAAAAAAATTGCAAAAGAATTGTATGAAAAAGGATTTCGTGGAATAGAATTGATTATAGGAGAAAATTTATCCTATGAAAATGAAAAAATTTCCTTCTATTTTATTGAAGATTGGAAACAAATGCCGGAACATTTTGAGATGAATGTCTGTATTTGTAAAAAAGGAGAAAACTATGCATATCTATGA
- the cbiB gene encoding adenosylcobinamide-phosphate synthase CbiB yields the protein MFNYFAAKFGVAYVIDFILGDPRWLYHPVIIIGKLINFLEKILYKANHKIFSGVILNLLTLSITFIVSLFLARTGYVVEIFFLYTTLATKSLADEGKKVYRILKSGDIEKAKKELSYLVSRDTNTLSLDKIIMSIVETIAENTVDGFVSPAFFAFVGSFFSVEIFGQVVSLALPFAMTYKAINTLDSMVGYKNEKYIDFGKFSARVDDVANFIPARLTGLIFVPLSSLLLGYNFKNSLKIFFRDRKKHASPNSGQSEAAYAGALGIQFGGKISYFGKEYEKQKIGDKLKEFDYEDIKKAVNILYVVSFIATITFTLIKISELY from the coding sequence ATGTTCAATTATTTTGCAGCAAAATTTGGAGTGGCTTATGTCATAGATTTCATATTGGGAGATCCGAGGTGGCTATATCACCCGGTTATTATCATAGGAAAACTCATAAATTTTTTAGAAAAAATTTTATATAAAGCGAATCATAAGATATTTTCAGGAGTGATTTTAAATCTTTTAACCTTAAGTATCACTTTTATCGTTTCTTTATTTTTAGCAAGAACAGGCTATGTAGTGGAAATATTTTTTCTTTATACCACTCTTGCCACAAAAAGTTTGGCAGATGAGGGGAAAAAAGTGTATAGGATTTTAAAGTCCGGAGACATTGAAAAAGCAAAAAAAGAACTTTCTTATCTTGTGAGTAGGGATACCAATACGCTATCACTTGACAAAATTATTATGAGTATAGTGGAAACAATAGCGGAAAATACAGTGGATGGTTTTGTGTCTCCTGCCTTCTTTGCTTTTGTGGGAAGCTTTTTTTCTGTTGAAATATTTGGACAGGTGGTCTCTCTTGCCTTACCTTTTGCTATGACATATAAGGCGATCAACACTTTGGATTCTATGGTTGGTTATAAGAATGAAAAATATATAGATTTTGGAAAGTTTTCTGCAAGAGTGGATGATGTTGCAAATTTCATTCCTGCAAGACTGACAGGTTTAATTTTTGTACCTCTTTCAAGCTTATTATTAGGATACAATTTTAAAAATTCCTTGAAAATATTTTTTAGAGATAGAAAGAAACATGCAAGTCCAAACTCCGGGCAGAGTGAAGCTGCTTATGCAGGAGCTTTAGGAATACAATTTGGTGGGAAAATAAGTTATTTTGGAAAAGAATATGAAAAACAAAAGATTGGAGATAAGTTAAAGGAATTTGACTATGAAGATATTAAAAAAGCAGTAAATATTTTATATGTTGTATCATTTATAGCAACTATAACATTCACCTTAATTAAAATAAGTGAATTATATTAA
- a CDS encoding N-6 DNA methylase, translating into MFIDASKEFKKETNNNILEESNIRNIVEEFRNRRDKEYFSRYVDEREIEENDYSLSVSTYAEKEDTRE; encoded by the coding sequence TTGTTTATTGATGCAAGCAAAGAATTTAAAAAGGAAACAAATAATAATATCTTAGAAGAAAGCAATATCAGGAATATTGTAGAAGAATTTAGAAACAGAAGAGATAAAGAATATTTTTCAAGGTATGTAGATGAAAGAGAAATTGAAGAAAATGACTATAGCTTATCTGTGTCAACCTATGCGGAAAAAGAAGATACAAGAGAGTAA
- the cbiD gene encoding cobalt-precorrin-5B (C(1))-methyltransferase CbiD has translation MEEKELRNGYTTGSCAAAGVKAALMFLLYHISLQEVEIETPKGEELVIPITKVRRRGKFASAVVQKYAGDDPDVTNGISICVKVSLEKEFPKIERGISKEKCFLYGGRGVGLVTKKGLQVPVGKSAINPGPQKMIEKVVQDILQDLDEKAIICIYIPEGRAKASQTYNPKMGVLGGISVLGSTGIVKAMSEEALKASMYTELRVLRMDKRRKWVIFAFGNYGKSYCETLGLDLEQLVITSNFVGFMIESAVKLGFQKVILLGHIGKAIKLAGGIFHTHSRIADGRMEVMGANAFLYGLSEEKIRKILLSNTVEEACNYVEDKKFFDYLANRIRDKMIEYSRKEGFEAEVLLFSFERGSLGQSDGFLRMVGECHD, from the coding sequence ATGGAAGAAAAAGAATTAAGAAATGGATATACTACCGGCTCTTGTGCAGCTGCGGGAGTGAAGGCTGCTTTGATGTTTTTACTCTATCATATTTCCTTGCAGGAAGTGGAAATAGAAACTCCGAAAGGAGAAGAGCTGGTTATCCCTATCACAAAAGTTCGTAGACGAGGAAAATTTGCTTCAGCGGTAGTTCAAAAATATGCGGGGGATGACCCTGATGTTACCAATGGAATTTCTATCTGTGTAAAAGTTTCTTTGGAAAAAGAATTCCCGAAAATAGAAAGAGGAATTAGCAAAGAAAAATGTTTTCTATACGGAGGGCGAGGAGTTGGACTCGTTACCAAAAAAGGACTACAAGTCCCTGTGGGAAAATCGGCAATCAATCCGGGACCTCAAAAAATGATAGAAAAGGTAGTACAGGATATATTGCAGGATTTGGATGAGAAGGCAATCATCTGTATTTATATTCCCGAAGGAAGAGCCAAGGCAAGTCAAACCTACAATCCAAAAATGGGAGTGCTTGGGGGAATTTCCGTTTTGGGTTCTACAGGAATTGTCAAGGCGATGAGTGAAGAAGCCTTAAAAGCTTCTATGTATACCGAGTTAAGAGTACTTCGTATGGATAAAAGGAGAAAGTGGGTTATTTTTGCCTTTGGAAATTACGGGAAGAGCTATTGTGAAACCTTGGGATTGGATTTGGAGCAATTGGTCATTACGAGTAACTTTGTCGGCTTTATGATAGAATCCGCTGTAAAACTTGGCTTTCAAAAAGTGATTTTGTTGGGGCATATTGGGAAAGCTATTAAATTGGCAGGAGGAATTTTTCATACTCATAGTCGAATTGCAGACGGAAGAATGGAAGTGATGGGAGCCAATGCTTTTCTTTACGGATTATCGGAAGAAAAAATTCGTAAAATTTTACTCTCAAATACAGTCGAAGAAGCTTGTAATTATGTGGAAGATAAGAAATTTTTTGATTATTTGGCAAATCGAATTCGAGATAAAATGATCGAATACAGTCGAAAAGAAGGTTTTGAGGCGGAAGTTTTATTATTTTCTTTTGAACGGGGAAGCTTAGGGCAAAGTGATGGATTTTTGAGAATGGTAGGAGAATGTCATGACTAG
- a CDS encoding histidinol-phosphate transaminase, producing MKDLHGGNIYTFQREGRDNILDYSSNINPLGVPQKFIEMAREKFDTLVHYPDPYYIDLRKKIAEWNAVNMDNIIVGNGATEILFLYMRALKPKKVLLLIPCFAEYERALQSVSAKIEYFELKERDYFYPDIKNLKRQIEAHDYDLLVFCNPNNPTGQFIKVEDIKEIINSCQKKNTKIFVDEAFIEFVEDWKEKTVSSLKNKNVFLMRAFTKFFAIPGLRLGYGISFDEEILKKMWEEKEPWTVNSFANLAGIVMLDDKEYMEKTEKWILEEKQFLYKELNEFQYLKPYKTECNFILIKLWNISAASLRDKMVEKNILIRDASNFKCLDDSFVRLAIKDRESNLKMLEALADIMEDRG from the coding sequence ATGAAAGATTTACACGGAGGAAATATTTATACATTTCAAAGAGAAGGGAGAGATAATATTTTAGATTATAGTTCCAATATTAATCCTTTGGGAGTACCACAGAAATTTATAGAGATGGCAAGAGAAAAATTTGATACATTAGTACATTATCCCGACCCTTATTATATTGACTTAAGAAAAAAGATAGCAGAATGGAATGCAGTGAATATGGACAATATTATTGTGGGGAACGGGGCAACAGAAATTTTATTTTTGTATATGAGAGCTTTAAAACCAAAAAAAGTGCTATTATTGATTCCTTGTTTTGCGGAATATGAAAGAGCTTTGCAATCTGTTTCTGCAAAGATAGAATATTTTGAACTGAAAGAAAGGGATTATTTCTATCCTGATATCAAGAATTTAAAAAGACAAATAGAAGCTCATGATTATGATTTATTAGTATTCTGTAATCCGAATAATCCGACAGGACAATTTATCAAAGTGGAAGACATAAAAGAAATCATAAATAGTTGTCAAAAGAAAAATACAAAAATTTTTGTGGATGAAGCTTTTATTGAATTTGTGGAAGATTGGAAAGAAAAAACAGTTTCTTCCTTAAAAAATAAAAACGTCTTTCTCATGAGAGCTTTTACGAAGTTTTTTGCCATTCCCGGACTTCGATTGGGTTATGGAATAAGCTTTGATGAGGAGATTTTAAAAAAAATGTGGGAAGAAAAAGAGCCTTGGACAGTGAACAGCTTTGCAAATCTTGCGGGAATTGTAATGCTTGATGACAAGGAGTATATGGAAAAAACAGAAAAATGGATTCTGGAAGAAAAGCAATTTCTGTACAAAGAATTAAATGAATTTCAATATCTAAAACCATATAAAACAGAATGCAATTTTATCTTGATAAAATTATGGAATATCAGTGCAGCAAGCTTAAGAGATAAGATGGTAGAAAAAAACATTTTAATACGAGATGCTTCCAATTTCAAATGTTTAGATGACAGTTTTGTGAGACTTGCCATTAAGGATAGAGAATCAAATTTAAAAATGTTGGAGGCATTGGCTGATATCATGGAAGATAGAGGATAG